From a region of the Theobroma cacao cultivar B97-61/B2 chromosome 8, Criollo_cocoa_genome_V2, whole genome shotgun sequence genome:
- the LOC18592220 gene encoding membrane-anchored ubiquitin-fold protein 6, which produces MAGEDLVELKFRLADGTDIGPSKYSPATTVSSLKEKILAQWPRDKENCPKTIQDVKLINAGKILENNRTLAESRLPVGELPGGVITMHVVLRLPLSDKNNEKQQNDSPKKSSCACTIL; this is translated from the exons ATGGCTGGAGAAGATTTAGTAGAGCTCAAATTCAGGCTTGCAGATGGAACTGACATTGGTCCAAGCAAGTATAGTCCAGCTACAACTGTGTCATCCCTCAAAGAGAAAATACTTGCACAGTGGCCTAGAG ACAAAGAAAATTGCCCAAAGACAATACAGGATGTGAAGCTAATTAATGCTGGAAAGATACTTGAAAACAACAGGACACTCGCTGAGTCCAGACTCCCGGTTGGTGAGCTTCCAGGAGGCGTAATCACAATGCATGTCGTTCTGCGTCTTCCTTTGTCAGACAAAAACAATG AGAAACAACAGAATGATTCTCCAAAGAAAAGCAGCTGTGCATGCACAATCTTGTAG